In Ochotona princeps isolate mOchPri1 chromosome 21, mOchPri1.hap1, whole genome shotgun sequence, a single genomic region encodes these proteins:
- the GPR62 gene encoding G-protein coupled receptor 62, translated as MANTTELTGTEIAGSLGLILAAILEVGALLGNGALLIIVLRTPGLRDALYLAHLCVVDLLAATSIMPLGLLAAPPPGLGRVRLGPAPCRATRFLSAALLPACTLGVAALGLARYRLIVHPLRPGARPPPVLVLTAVWAAAGLLGALSLLGPPPAPPPAPARCSVLAGGLGPFRPLWASLAFALPALLLLGAYSGIFLVARRAALRPPRPAREARLRSDSLDSRLSILPPPLRPRLPGGKAALAPALAVGQFAACWLPYGCACLAPAARAAEAEAAVTWVAYSAFAAHPFLYGLLQRPVRSALGRLTRRVLPRPPRTCLPRAWHPRALLRHFHRPPQSPAPDPSEAPEPVPKLARGRSLTALC; from the coding sequence ATGGCTAACACTACGGAACTGACCGGTACAGAAATCGCAGGTTCACTGGGGTTGATCCTGGCGGCTATCTTGGAGGTGGGGGCCCTCCTGGGCAACGGTGCACTGCTGATCATAGTGCTGCGCACGCCCGGACTGCGCGACGCGCTCTATCTGGCGCACCTGTGCGTCGTGGACCTGCTGGCAGCCACCTCCATCATGCCGCTGGGCCTGCTGGCCGCGCCCCCGCCAGGCCTGGGCCGCGTGCGCCTGGGTCCTGCGCCCTGCCGCGCCACACGTTTCCTGTCCGCAGCACTGCTGCCGGCCTGCACGCTGGGCGTGGCAGCACTCGGCCTGGCGCGCTACCGCCTCATCGTGCACCCGCTGCGGCCAGGCGCGCGGCCGCCTCCCGTACTCGTGCTCACGGCTGTGTGGGCCGCGGCCGGGTTGCTGGGTGCACTCTCTTTGCTCGGGCCGCCGCCCGCACCGCCCCCCGCCCCAGCTCGCTGCTCGGTTCTGGCCGGAGGTCTCGGGCCTTTCCGGCCGCTCTGGGCTTCTCTGGCCTTCGCGCTGCCCGCCCTCCTGCTGCTCGGCGCCTACAGCGGCATTTTCCTCGTGGCGCGCCGCGCCGCACTCCGGCCCCCGCGACCGGCGCGCGAGGCTCGGCTGCGTTCCGACTCGCTGGACAGCCGCCTCTCCATCCTGCCGCCGCCGCTCCGGCCTCGCCTGCCCGGGGGCAAAGCGGCCCTGGCCCCGGCGCTGGCCGTGGGCCAGTTTGCAGCCTGCTGGTTGCCTTACGGCTGCGCGTGCCTGGCGCCCGCAGCGCGGGCCGCGGAGGCCGAGGCAGCCGTCACCTGGGTCGCCTATTCAGCCTTCGCTGCGCACCCCTTCCTCTACGGCCTGCTGCAGCGCCCCGTGCGCTCTGCGCTGGGCCGTCTAACTCGTCGCGTTCTGCCCCGGCCACCGCGCACCTGCCTTCCACGGGCCTGGCACCCACGAGCACTCCTGCGGCACTTCCACCGACCCCCCCAGAGCCCTGCCCCGGACCCTTCAGAAGCACCAGAACCGGTCCCCAAGTTGGCAAGAGGGCGGAGCCTGACCGCGCTGTGCTGA